agataaccattgtttgcattttgttcctgaggcttctcagcttctcaggaggaaagctcctaagggaaggattttccatagaagatgtctgtgacagagagAGCCGggcgtggggctgggctgggtgcccaggctggcagcagcactcacaTGAAGAAGCAGTGGGCAGCCGTGAGCACCCACTGGGCGTCAATGATTGTGCCGCCGCAGATGTGGATGGGCCCGTACTGCACGctgacctgccagggccatTTGTTCACAGAGGTCTCCTTCCCACCGATGATCCGGCCAGAAATCCTCTGCCCGCAGGCtggggggacagcagggctgggagaaagGCTCTGGGGGAAGGGAGCATGGagggggacacacacagagcatccCTACCACCCGCAGGAGCCACATTTATTGCAGGGAATGCAATGTTGGCGCTTTTCTAGCACCCAGAAGATGTCCCGTTTGCCCACCCCTGTGCTGAGAAGGGGATAAGGGCTCCCAAGCCTGTGCAAAGGGCACCCACCCTCGGCTGTGTCCTAGCCAGCTCCTTACTTGTGCATCGCAGGGAGACGTACTTTCCAGTGAGACACTGGGAGCTGCGGGAGAGAGGAGGGACAGCCAGCCTCAGCctcagctctgtccctgtggcaccaggacagggctgagggggACCCTGGTACCTGTTGAGGCTCTGCTGGATGGTCTCTCGCTCATCAGTCACCGTGAGGCTCTTGCCAGGGACACGCAGGGGGATGAACTCAGTCTGGGATGCGCTGGGAGGGGAGAGGACAGACAGTGAGGGTCCCCCCGTGGGTCACTCACTGTGCCCAGAGGGGGAAACAGCACAGCAGACCCTGCcctcaggcagggcagggctttgGCAGCACCCATCAGAGCAGAACAACCCATCCTCCAGGAGTTACTTCTGGAATCCCAGCTGCCGGCAGGTTTTCCTGGAGAAGGACTCGTCCCAGTCACTGCTGCACACCGGCAGCCACTGGCTCTCGGTGCTGGAGTACACGTGGAGCAAGGACTCCTCGGAGGAGAAGCGCActgtgggatggagcaggagggtCAGGggtgctcctggggctcccCCCATTCCCCCCATCCCATCTCCCGTGCctcaccacagcccagctcgtCGCTCCTCTGGGAGCAGTCGACGACACCGTCGCAGCGCACAGGGCTGTCCTTGCAGCTCTCTGCTGGCTCCTTGTACAGGATGCCCGTCTGTGACCTCCAGAACATGACTGGAAGCGGGAGAACACCACGCtgaggccagggctgcccatGGATGACGGGCTGTGTCCCATCTGGGTGGGCATCTGGAGCGTTCACACTCactgggtgtgagtgtgaggtGTGTGTGAGCAagagtgaggagctgctgggggaggtctgggcaccctgagcaccccctgtgctgcccagctgctcccaggcccTCTCCCTTCACCCACAGGAAATGCATTCAGCCTGTGAGGGCTTCGAGCCCGGGGCTGGAGAGTGGCAGCAGGATTGAAGGGATTCCCTGGTGTCTGTGCCTGTTCTGCCCATGGACCATGGTTTGCCTTGGGGAGGGaagctctgggtgctgctggcttGAGCTGCTcaccagaaggaaagcacaCTGCAGCCCCAACCCCTGAAACTGgcaccagcccagcagcagagctcattttctccatccccagctcctgtctctccagcagATGTCAGGAATGCTCAGGGAACCGGAGGAGCTCATCCCTGTCTCTGAGCCAGGGGATTCTCTCTGGGAATTCCCAGTGTGGGTATCCCCAGACTCTGCTGACCCCCAGCTCCCCTGAGCCCCCCGGGCAGGGCCCCCACCCCACTCACACAGCAGGATGAGGGCGATGAGCAGCACGATGAGCACCGAGACGCAGAAGATGAGCGCGAGCCGCCGCTGGCTCATGCAGGGAGCTCTGAACATGGAGGatcctggcagcagggcagaggcagggtcagggtcagggtcagggtcagggtcaggagCCACCTCTGGGCTGTGGGAGAGCAGTGCcatgcacagcccagcctgtcctgtggtcactgtgctctccctCGCCCCCACACCTCTCACACCCCAGCTGTgacctccctgcctccctccatccctccccagcctggcaggcaCCAGGCCATGGGtcagccctgtccccatcctcacGGGAGCTGTCACAGGCCGAGCAggggctcggggccgggccggaCTCGGGGCTGTAGGGTTTGAAGCTGATGCCCAGGACGTTCTCTCGAGGTGCTGGAGGTCGGGCACCGAAGATGCTGCTGGCCGTGGAGACATGgagcaggctggaagggacactGCTGGGCGAGGCAGTGGTCTGTGGGCAGAGGGGACTGTCACCAGCAGTGACTGCTGCCCACCAGAGCACCCACCCTCAGagacagagctgagcccccctggCACCACAATGAGCCAGCAGAGTCACTCCCCAGATCCTCTCTCTGTACCAGAACCTGAGCCACATCCCACCCAGGATGGCCAAAACCCTCCCTGGCACTGGGTTTCCCCCCTTTAGGCAGCTGAGCTCCCCAAAGGCATCACTGGGAGCCGAGCAATCAGCCGGGTATTTGGCACGGTGACAGTCACGCCGTGGCCCAGTTCCACGGGGCCAGTGCCCCAATTTATGCATCTATCCCTAATTAGCCATTTGAAAAATACAGTGCAATTTCCAGCTGTCGTTTAGTAACACTTAATAATCGGTGTTTTCCAAGCCCTGAAACGTCCTGCGCCCTGGAATGCTGCTCTGCAGTTGTGTCACTCCTGATCCATGAATTCACAAAAGAAAATGTATCTGTTTCCTTTCCTCAAAATGCACTCTCCCAAATGCTCCCTTGGTGACAAAAGCCAGGGCCTCTCATTTCCCTCCAGAGATGAACAAATCCCTAAATAAATGCTGCTTCCTCTACCTTTtgtgggatggatggggcttggagcaccctggtccagtgggaggtgtccctgcccatggaaaggggctGGAACTGGGTGAGCCTTCAATCCCCTtccatccaaaccattctggggaATGAGAACTGGGGAGCCCAAGGAGAGCCACCACCCTGCAGGGACCACTCACCACCCAGAGATGGGCTATACGACATTTCTCTGAGAGCCTGTCTCTGGTTTTTggccctgcactgccctgagcacagctctggagcgggcagggcagggacacgggcacagggggacactgctgggagccCCCTCACCCTCCCATCTGGCTTTTCTCCCCTCTCGTgttccctgccaggagcctggagccctgctgagcagctcgagaggctgctggtgctgtgtgagcgtggctgtgccctccctggtgATGCTGCTGTCACTTCCTGGGCTTTACCTGTGAGTCACAGCCTGGCGTGGCCACGTGTCCTGCATGGGTCTGAGCCCAGCCATGCACTGGGGATACCTGTGCTGCACACCGGGGACACCTGTGCTGTACAGTGGGGATACACCTGTGCTGTACACCGGGGAAAGCTGTGCTGTACACTGGGGATACACCTGTGCTGTACAGTGAGCACACCTGTGCTGTACATCGGGGATACACCTGTGCTGTACACCGGGGCAAACCTGTGCCACACACCAGGGACATCTGCCCTGCACATCAGGGACACCTACCCTGAGCACCGGGCACACACCTGTGCTGCACACTGGGCACACACCTGTGCCCtgcacacctggcacacacctgccctgcttggGCCATGCCTGCTGAGCCCATCCTTCAGAGCCAGTGGCCACAGCACCCCTGGCTTGGCGCCACCCTCCCTGGCCAGCAGCGTGTGCAGGGCCACCCCCGGCACAAACCTCCTCCCACCCCCGGGCCCTTGGCACAGGCACCGCTGGTGTCCCCTGGCCATGGGGAGCCTCCTCCCCACCCTTGTGGAGCTCCCCGGGCTCCTGTGCACGGGGAGGAGCGAGAGAAGCACTTTCTGTTTCACTGCAccagccccactcccagcccttccccagcagccGGGATCTACTCCACGTTTGCCCACACCCCcatttcccagcactgctgcagccttgCCCTCTCCCAAGGGTGCCAGGGAGCCCAGGAGGGCCCCTCAGTTTCCTCCTCGAGGCTGGGGGGTGCCCTGCAGTGCCCTAACGAGCCTGAGCAGTCACAGCGCTGATGGGATCTCAGTTCTCATGCACCCACATTTGTGGGGCATCCCTGGGTACCCTCAGTGCCCGCTGTGGGTGAcagccagagctgtggcagctcctgggcagagcaatgtggggaTGCCAGGAACCCTTCCTGAGAAAGCAATTTTTCCTGCCTGCATTGAAATGAGGTTTTTGTAAATACCCTTTTCCCCTGGCATTTGTGTGCTCTCCCCACGTCTGATGTGTCACATctcaccctgcagcagctgtgacCCTTTGCTCTAGCAGCTCTACAATCCCCCAAAGGACAAACCTCTCCACCACACACAGAAAGCACAGCCCAGCGTGCCCAGggagccagcagtgctggaTGCCACAGCACTCCCACCTGCAGTGTGCAAACACATCAAATTAACACCGAAACGTGCCACAGGTCATGCTGCTCCGAGCGCTCCTCAGCAGGAAGCACATGCCCTTGCTTACACGCAGGTGAACTCCCAGCTGCTTCTTTCCTTAAAAACTTTAAATAATTCTGTGGGCTGCCAGGAAGGGTGACAGAGCCCTTACCACGGTGAGCAGTGTGGAGCAAACTGAGGTGGTTTTGCAGAGATGTTCCTGTTGCTGGGGAGAGTGCGTGACCCCGGCGAGCGAGCGAGCGAGCGCCGGCTCCTGCCCACAAAACCTTTAAACCTTTACTCATCCCTCGCTGGCTTTTGAGTAAAAGTcagaggcagagcccagcccggATCACAGGCGCCGCTGCGGTTTCAGCCCTTTCCCCCACggctctgcaggtgctgcagcagcctcagcagtgATCCGTGCCCAGGGTGATCCATCCACAGCAGTGATCTGTGCCCAGGGCATGGGGGC
This sequence is a window from Zonotrichia albicollis isolate bZonAlb1 chromosome 27, bZonAlb1.hap1, whole genome shotgun sequence. Protein-coding genes within it:
- the TMPRSS13 gene encoding transmembrane protease serine 13, with the translated sequence MDGKTSPTTASPSSVPSSLLHVSTASSIFGARPPAPRENVLGISFKPYSPESGPAPSPCSACDSSRSSMFRAPCMSQRRLALIFCVSVLIVLLIALILLFMFWRSQTGILYKEPAESCKDSPVRCDGVVDCSQRSDELGCVRFSSEESLLHVYSSTESQWLPVCSSDWDESFSRKTCRQLGFQNASQTEFIPLRVPGKSLTVTDERETIQQSLNSSQCLTGKYVSLRCTTCGQRISGRIIGGKETSVNKWPWQVSVQYGPIHICGGTIIDAQWVLTAAHCFFMNSMKILDDWKVYGGVSDLKQPMEGIPVSQVIINSNYSDDHDDYDIALMKLSRPLTLSAQVRPACLPMHGQRFQTGRSCFITGFGKTRENEDNTSPKLREAEVKLIDYKICNSDKVYEGYLTPRMMCAGYLQGGKDACQGDSGGPLVCKDDGRWYVAGVTSWGTGCGQKNKPGVYTRVTKLLSWIYSKMESEND